A genomic stretch from uncultured Pseudodesulfovibrio sp. includes:
- a CDS encoding DUF1844 domain-containing protein, whose product MADDKTCKDNPMKGVPIDINFTTFIYSLSSSAMVALGEAPDPGTGQVGFNPQLAKHTIDVLGMLKRKFDSGLEKDEQKLLCDIVYNLRMSYVNKTK is encoded by the coding sequence ATGGCTGACGATAAAACGTGCAAAGACAACCCAATGAAGGGTGTCCCCATCGATATCAATTTCACGACATTCATCTATTCCCTGTCCTCATCGGCCATGGTGGCTCTGGGCGAGGCACCTGATCCGGGGACAGGACAGGTCGGATTTAATCCGCAACTTGCCAAGCACACTATTGATGTGCTCGGCATGCTCAAGAGAAAGTTCGACAGCGGGCTGGAAAAAGACGAACAAAAACTGCTCTGCGACATCGTATATAATTTGCGCATGTCCTATGTGAACAAGACAAAATAA